In Silene latifolia isolate original U9 population chromosome 3, ASM4854445v1, whole genome shotgun sequence, a single window of DNA contains:
- the LOC141647953 gene encoding protein TIC 100, with translation MPSSTQQQQQQDDDDNNASQNEQQKKDSESESESDSESEYDSDSDSESEYDSNGDPKEKKTRKPESYYTRPGEFMDIPESDNSPEANIERFTRALNSRRNRRAAEEDERRFVYPEEQFDFPKDRENWREADLRELWADAPLAATKPGWDPVWADEDDWQVVEDELRQGKDPPIAPFYLPYRKPYPVIPDNHYDISNPKAVVEELDRIEEFLKWVSYIFADGSSYEGTVWDDLAHGKGVYVAEQGLVRYEGEWLQNNMEGHGVVEVDIPDIEPIPGSKLEAQMRAEGKIITRDFMNPEDREWLEMDIEDSVRLTGGNYEIPFYENDEWIRQFGRKPEKGRYRYAGQWKHSRMHGCGVYEVNEQPIFGRFYFGELVEEATDCDEKTSTLHAGIAEVAAAKARMFVNKPDGMVREERGPYGDPQHPYFYEEDDVWQAPGFINQFYEVPDYWKTYAHEVDEEREMWLNSFYKAPLRLPMPAELEHWWERDTSPEFVLLNKEPEPDPNDPSKLIYSEDPVILHTPTGRIINYVDDEEHGIRLFWQPPLKEGEDVDPSKVEFLPLGFDEFYGREVVAPKEGFLKRLVCSIENTLKPWFDKLEKWTEEQKKASKIRRELLEQELELIEAELTLEEILEDMEEALKQEEKDAEKKADIDLEEDDVIVEQEEKVPPPKEREDVEEDEEGEGEEEDEDDLAPSSFGTVIDTGSSKDKKNEPGKSPFSTLSIASSGLLSMVPSLLERSFCMWKKERCPPKVQTPSVISQDRIKTINRPESLTFCQPFPENLSLTMKSPTNRKFRAKQPVRKSASASKISPSSCQSTCAKDRHKGQKLSRLHWLHNSPETYFDIILSLNIPVQSLSLST, from the exons ATGCCTTCCTccacccaacaacaacaacaacaagacgaTGATGATAACAATGCCTCACAAAATGAACAACAAAAGAAGgattccgagtccgagtccgagtccgactCTGAATCCGAAtacgactccgactccgactctgaatcCGAATACGACTCCAACGGCGACccaaaagaaaagaaaacccGAAAACCCGAATCATACTACACTCGCCCAGGCGAGTTCATGGACATACCCGAATCCGACAACTCCCCAGAAGCCAACATCGAGCGTTTCACCAGAGCCCTAAATTCCCGCCGCAATCGACGGGCCGCCGAAGAGGACGAGCGCAGATTCGTCTACCCAGAAGAACAATTTGATTTTCCTAAAGACAGAGAGAATTGGCGTGAGGCTGACCTTAGGGAGCTTTGGGCTGATGCTCCATTGGCAGCTACTAAACCCGGTTGGGACCCGGTTTGGGCTGATGAAGATGATTGGCAAGTTGTTGAAGATGAACTTCGTCAAGGAAAAGATCCACCTATTGCACCTTTTTATTTACCTTATCGAAAACCTTACCCTGTTATTCCTGATAATCATTACGATATTTCCAATCCTAAGGCTGTTGTTGAGGAATTGGATAGAATTGAGGAGTTTTTGAAATGGGTTAGCTATATTTTTGCTGATGGTAGCTC GTATGAAGGTACCGTATGGGATGACTTGGCTCATGGAAAGGGAGTTTATGTTGCTGAACAAGGTTTAGTCAG GTACGAGGGAGAGTGGCTTCAGAATAACATGGAGGGGCATGGTGTTGTCGAAGTTGACATACCAGACATAGAACCTATTCCTGGTTCCAA ACTTGAAGCACAAATGCGGGCTGAAGGGAAAATCATTACAAGAGATTTCATGAATCCAGAGGATAGGGAGTGGCTGGAGATGGATATCGAGGACAGTGTTCGCCTTACTGGCGGAAACTATGAAATTCCTTTCTATGAGAATGATGAGTGGATAAGGCAATTTGGACGAAAGCC TGAAAAAGGTCGGTACCGTTATGCTGGCCAGTGGAAACATAGTAGAATGCATGGTTGTGGTGTGTATGAAGTGAATGAGCAGCCAATATTT GGCCGGTTTTACTTTGGTGAGCTAGTAGAGGAGGCTACTGATTGTGACGAAAAAACTTCTACG CTACACGCTGGGATAGCTGAAGTAGCTGCAGCCAAGGCGCGGATGTTTGTTAACAAGCCTGATGGAA TGGTCAGAGAGGAGAGGGGTCCGTATGGTGATCCTCAGCATCCCTATTTCTACGAGGAAGATGATGTGTGGCAGGCTCCAGGTTTCATTAACCAGTTCTATGAA GTTCCGGATTATTGGAAAACTTATGCGCATGAAGTGGATGAGGAAAGGGAGATGTGGTTGAATTCCTTTTATAAAGCTCCCCTAAGACTACCAATGCCAGCAGAGCTTGAGCACTGGTGGGAAAGAG ATACGTCCCCAGAATTCGTTCTTTTGAACAAGGAGCCAGAACCTGACCCTAATGATCCATCTAAGCTTATATATTCCGAGGACCCTGTCATCCTACACACACCAACTGGAAGAATAATTAACTATGTAGATGATGAAGAACATGGTATCCGCTTATTTTGGCAGCCACCATTGAAAGAGGGTGAGGATGTCGATCCTTCAAAAGTTGAATTCTTGCCCCTAGGATTTGATGAGTTCTACGGGCGAGAAGTCGTGGCTCCTAAGGAGGGCTTTTTGAAGCGTCTAGTATGTTCAATAGAAAATACCTTGAAACCATGGTTTGATAAACTCGAAAAATGGACTGAAGAACAAAAGAAAGCCAGCAAAATTAGAAGAGAACTGCTTGAACAAGAGCTTGAACTCATAGAGGCCGAATTGACCTTGGAGGAAATCCTTGAAGATATGGAAGAGGCGTTAAAACAAGAAGAAAAGGATGCAGAAAAGAAAGCAGATATTGATTTGGAGGAAGATGATGTGATTGTTGAACAGGAGGAGAAAGTTCCACCACCAAAAGAGAGAGAAGAtgttgaagaagatgaagaaggagaaggagaagaagaagatgaagacgATTTAGCTCCATCAAGTTTTGGTACAGTTATAGATACTGGATCATCGAAGGACAAGAAAAATGAACCAGGAAAGTCTCCATTTTCAACACTTTCAATCGCTTCTTCTGGGCTACTTTCGATG GTTCCCTCATTGTTAGAGCGATCATTTTGTATGTGGAAGAAGGAACGATGTCCACCAAAAGTTCAAACTCCATCTGTCATTTCCCAGGACCGTATCAAGACTATCAACCGTCCGGAGTCACTCACATTCTGCCAACCGTTCCCAGAAAACTTGAGTTTGACAATGAAAAGTCCAACTAATCGCAAGTTCCGGGCGAAACAACCAGTTAGGAAATCAGCTTCTGCATCCAAAATTTCGCCTTCCTCTTGCCAGTCAACTTGCGCCAAAGATCGTCACAAGGGGCAGAAATTATCGAGGCTTCATTGGTTGCATAATTCTCCAGAAACGTATTTCGACATAATACTGTCGTTGAACATTCCTGTTCAGAGTCTGAGTTTAAGTACATGA